In the Nitrosopumilus cobalaminigenes genome, TCATCAAAATTAGTATCAATAGTAGATTTAATTTCAGACAATTTTGCATCTCCTTCTTGAGCAATTTTTGTAGATTCAGCACTTGCTTTTTCTTTTGATGCATTGATAATTACTTCAGCCTCTTTAGTAGCCATTTCTCTAGTTTTTTCTAATAAATTATCAATTTCATTAATAGCCTTTACAGAAAGTTGTTTTTTCATGTCTCCAACTTTACTAGTTAGAGAATCAAGATCATCCTCTAAGGCATTCAAAGATTTTATAATTCCAGTTACCTTGGATTCAGCCATACTGCTCATTATACTTCAAATCTAACAATTCCATTACTTAAATCATTCATTTTTAGGCACAAAAACAAGAGATTTTGAGTACTATCCTGTAGTTAAGAGCAAAATAGCTCTTGCAAGATCGCCTTCTGCCTCTTCTAAAGCATTTTTCGCCTTTTCCTCATCAACACCTGCTTGTTGACTAACTAACTGGATATCTTCTTCTGAGAAAATTGGCACTTCTAATTCTCGTTCTTCATAACTATCTGCAGTTACTGTAAAAATTGAATTATCTTTTGCCTTCATTTCAGTAACTGAAGGTTTTGCAATAATGATTTCTTTTTTATCAGTTTTAATTATCACCTCTTGGACATTGGATAATTCGTTCATATCAAGACCCATCTTATCCATCATCCTTCGCATTTCGCGGTTTCCTCCTCCTCGCATCATGATTTTATTTCCTCATTACGACTTTTTAAACTATCTCTGACTTTGATGGCTACTCCTCTGTCAAAATCAGATATCATTTCTGAAGATAGTATTGCTCTTCCAACAGCTATTACTTGATTTTTAAACAAAACTGGAGTATCTGCTGCAATCCGTACATTTTTCCCACATGATACTACATGCTTACAAAATACTGATCTACCTTGTTCTACAAAAGGGGCTGCATCTGCATTTATTTCAACACAGTTTTCTTTGAATTTTTTATTCTTCAGTAATGTCTGAGCAAAATGGGTGCTAATGGCCAAACTGCCATCAATACGTAAAGTGCATAATAATTTTCCCTTGTGTGAAACTGTTCTTATTCTACCAGTTTTTCGTGAAAATGTCATT is a window encoding:
- a CDS encoding nascent polypeptide-associated complex protein; this encodes MRGGGNREMRRMMDKMGLDMNELSNVQEVIIKTDKKEIIIAKPSVTEMKAKDNSIFTVTADSYEERELEVPIFSEEDIQLVSQQAGVDEEKAKNALEEAEGDLARAILLLTTG
- a CDS encoding PUA domain-containing protein, producing MDHILKLQQTLDALFGNGTSKSLPKDAEMTFSRKTGRIRTVSHKGKLLCTLRIDGSLAISTHFAQTLLKNKKFKENCVEINADAAPFVEQGRSVFCKHVVSCGKNVRIAADTPVLFKNQVIAVGRAILSSEMISDFDRGVAIKVRDSLKSRNEEIKS